One genomic region from Jiangella sp. DSM 45060 encodes:
- a CDS encoding GH1 family beta-glucosidase, whose translation MTLRFPPDFLWGAATSAYQVEGSLDADGRGESVWDVFARRPGAIEGGGDGSLASDSYRRWADDVELIASLGLNAYRFSVGWSRILPDGRGRVEQRGLDHYERFVDALLARGVTPVLTLNHWDMPQALMADGGWVARSCVDAFAELTTAVADRLADRVEWWITQNEPWIIALLGYQLGLHAPGVRDLSASVTAGHHVMLAHGAGADVLRAHRGVKAGVALSLFPCDPATPSEEDAAAARGSDGYVNRWYLDPLAGRGYPADMREHYERALGRPLNEIRDGDEDAIAGRSDFLGVNYYTRRVMAAAPPGPFPWRVVGPSGDVARTDEGWEVAPDSFRELLLRLHRDYPFPLVVTENGGVFGDAPLHDGRVRDVRRQAFLRAHVRAMGEAMAGGADVRGYLHWSLLDNFEWSLGYRPRFGLVHVDYPTGRRTVKDSGRLYARIVAAGGLDGIEEDA comes from the coding sequence ATGACCCTCCGTTTCCCGCCGGACTTCCTGTGGGGCGCGGCCACGTCGGCCTACCAGGTCGAGGGCAGCCTCGACGCGGACGGCCGGGGCGAGTCCGTGTGGGACGTCTTCGCCCGGCGGCCGGGCGCCATCGAGGGCGGCGGCGACGGCTCGCTGGCCAGCGACTCGTACCGCCGCTGGGCCGACGACGTCGAGCTGATCGCGTCGCTGGGGCTGAACGCCTACCGGTTCTCCGTCGGTTGGTCGCGGATCCTGCCCGACGGCCGAGGCCGGGTCGAGCAGCGCGGGCTGGACCACTACGAGCGGTTCGTCGACGCGTTGCTGGCCCGCGGCGTCACGCCGGTGCTCACGCTGAACCACTGGGACATGCCGCAGGCGCTGATGGCCGACGGCGGCTGGGTCGCGCGGTCCTGCGTCGACGCGTTCGCCGAGCTCACGACCGCCGTCGCGGACCGGCTGGCCGACCGCGTCGAGTGGTGGATCACGCAGAACGAGCCGTGGATCATCGCGCTGCTCGGCTACCAGTTGGGGCTGCACGCGCCCGGCGTCCGCGACCTCAGCGCGTCGGTGACGGCCGGCCACCACGTCATGCTCGCGCACGGCGCGGGGGCGGACGTGCTGCGGGCGCACCGCGGCGTCAAGGCCGGCGTGGCGCTGAGCCTGTTCCCGTGCGACCCCGCGACGCCGTCCGAGGAGGACGCCGCGGCCGCCCGGGGCTCCGACGGCTACGTCAACCGCTGGTACCTCGACCCGCTGGCCGGCCGCGGCTACCCCGCCGACATGCGCGAGCACTACGAACGCGCGCTGGGCCGGCCGCTGAACGAGATCCGCGACGGCGACGAGGACGCCATCGCCGGGCGCAGCGACTTCCTCGGCGTGAACTACTACACCCGCCGGGTCATGGCCGCCGCGCCGCCGGGACCGTTCCCCTGGCGCGTCGTCGGCCCGTCCGGCGACGTCGCCCGCACCGACGAGGGCTGGGAGGTCGCGCCGGACTCCTTCCGCGAGCTGCTGCTCCGCCTGCACCGCGACTACCCGTTCCCACTGGTCGTGACGGAGAACGGCGGCGTGTTCGGCGACGCGCCGCTGCACGACGGACGCGTGCGTGACGTGCGCCGCCAGGCGTTCCTGCGCGCGCACGTGCGGGCCATGGGCGAGGCGATGGCCGGCGGCGCCGACGTGCGCGGCTACCTGCACTGGTCGCTGCTGGACAACTTCGAGTGGTCGCTGGGCTACCGGCCGCGGTTCGGGCTGGTGCACGTCGACTACCCGACCGGGCGCCGGACGGTGAAGGACTCCGGCCGGCTCTACGCCCGCATCGTCGCGGCCGGTGGGCTGGACGGCATCGAGGAGGACGCGTGA
- a CDS encoding FAD-dependent oxidoreductase produces MTEVVVYGATSGGVCAAVAAARAGASVVLLEPGRHVGGMTSGGLGYTDVGDVRVVGGMAGELRRAIADWYGVPVGHYAGPEPHVAEAIYLRWLEEAGVDVRFGSVLAAAVAVGGSIRSVTLADGSAVAGAVFVDASYEGDLLAAAGVPYAVGREARSLYGERYAGRQELVPGMHTVPPWISPFTDDGDLLPQLHDRPLAPVGSGDGGVMSYGYRVCLTTASSRVPFARRDGYDDAHWELGRRLFDRWRRDGVEVRAGRLLGLEQNLPNGKCDGNSIGPFSLSVLDGSAWAYPAASRDERERIRLHHLHHAQDFLWFLSHDPAVPSSVRSELSGWGYAADEFADTGHLPHQLYVREARRMLGEYVLTEHDLLPEPRPQHDVVAMGSYHVDIREVQRTWRWVAEHPKPVGMVFTEGYLSVPVRPYPIPYRALVPRFADCTNLLVPVCLSASHVAFASVRMEVQYQLLGHAAGLAAADAARTGRPVQSVDVARLQDALRDGGQVLAV; encoded by the coding sequence ATGACCGAAGTCGTCGTCTACGGGGCCACGTCCGGCGGGGTGTGCGCGGCCGTCGCCGCGGCCCGGGCCGGCGCGTCCGTCGTCCTGCTGGAGCCGGGGCGCCACGTCGGCGGCATGACGTCGGGCGGGCTCGGCTACACCGACGTCGGCGATGTGCGCGTGGTCGGTGGGATGGCCGGCGAGCTGCGCCGCGCGATCGCCGACTGGTACGGCGTTCCCGTCGGGCACTACGCGGGGCCGGAGCCGCACGTCGCCGAGGCGATCTACCTGCGCTGGCTGGAGGAGGCCGGGGTCGACGTCCGGTTCGGGTCCGTCCTTGCGGCGGCGGTCGCCGTGGGCGGGTCGATCCGGTCGGTGACGCTCGCGGACGGATCGGCCGTCGCCGGCGCGGTCTTCGTCGACGCGTCGTACGAGGGCGACCTGCTCGCCGCCGCGGGCGTGCCGTACGCCGTCGGGCGCGAGGCCCGGTCGCTGTACGGCGAGCGGTACGCCGGGCGGCAGGAGCTGGTGCCCGGCATGCACACCGTCCCGCCCTGGATCTCACCGTTCACCGACGACGGCGACCTGCTGCCGCAGCTGCACGACCGCCCGCTCGCGCCGGTCGGGAGCGGCGACGGCGGCGTCATGTCGTACGGCTACCGGGTCTGCCTGACGACCGCCTCCTCGCGGGTGCCGTTCGCACGCCGTGACGGGTACGACGACGCGCACTGGGAGCTCGGCCGGCGCCTCTTCGACCGGTGGCGGCGCGACGGCGTCGAGGTGCGGGCCGGGCGGCTGCTCGGCTTGGAGCAGAACCTGCCGAACGGCAAGTGCGACGGGAACTCGATCGGCCCGTTCTCGCTGAGCGTGCTGGACGGGTCGGCGTGGGCGTATCCGGCGGCTAGTCGTGACGAGCGGGAACGGATCCGGCTGCACCACCTGCACCACGCGCAGGACTTCCTGTGGTTCCTGTCCCACGACCCCGCGGTGCCGTCGTCGGTCCGGTCGGAGCTCTCGGGCTGGGGCTATGCCGCCGACGAGTTCGCCGACACCGGGCACCTGCCGCACCAGCTGTACGTCCGCGAGGCGCGCCGGATGCTCGGCGAGTACGTGCTGACCGAGCACGACCTGCTGCCCGAGCCGCGGCCGCAGCACGACGTGGTCGCGATGGGCTCCTACCACGTCGACATCCGCGAGGTGCAGCGCACGTGGCGCTGGGTGGCCGAGCACCCGAAGCCGGTCGGCATGGTGTTCACCGAGGGCTACCTGTCGGTGCCGGTGCGGCCGTACCCGATCCCGTATCGCGCCCTGGTGCCGCGGTTCGCCGACTGCACGAACCTGCTGGTCCCGGTCTGCCTGTCCGCGTCGCACGTGGCGTTCGCGTCGGTGCGGATGGAGGTGCAGTACCAGCTGCTCGGCCACGCCGCCGGCCTGGCCGCGGCCGACGCCGCCCGCACCGGGCGCCCCGTCCAGTCCGTCGACGTGGCCCGCCTGCAGGACGCCCTGCGCGACGGCGGCCAGGTGCTCGCCGTCTGA
- a CDS encoding LacI family DNA-binding transcriptional regulator yields MGRRVNGDGTAATELQRRATIKDVATAAGVSRSTASRALTGRGYVATDVRERVLAAAEDLRYVPDATARYLKQQVSLSLGVLVSDLRNSFYARLAAGVGQAARTQGYSLVLAEDGGSAEAQVEAAETFVATRVAGVVVTPVSADVTTYLSRHRIPVIEVDRQFAAGVCDAVVVDNHRASSQVIAELIGLGHRRIALFIDETTWTTGRDRHAGYQAALTAAGIALDPDLVVSSGWDVDASHAAAVALLRPSSRPTAVFAANNVLAEGVWRAANDLGLRIPDDLSLVSFDDAPWMSLVTPGLTAVAQDEAALGAAAVQRLLERIADPDAGPETVMMPTQVVHRQSTRAV; encoded by the coding sequence GTGGGTCGTCGGGTCAACGGTGACGGCACGGCAGCGACCGAGCTGCAGCGCCGCGCCACCATCAAGGACGTCGCCACCGCCGCCGGCGTCTCACGCTCCACGGCGTCGCGGGCGCTGACCGGCCGCGGCTACGTGGCCACCGACGTGCGCGAACGCGTGCTGGCCGCCGCCGAGGACCTGCGCTACGTGCCCGACGCCACCGCCCGGTACCTCAAGCAGCAGGTCTCGCTGTCGCTCGGCGTGCTCGTCTCGGACCTGCGCAACTCGTTCTACGCCCGCCTCGCCGCCGGCGTCGGCCAGGCGGCCCGCACCCAGGGCTACAGCCTCGTCCTCGCCGAGGACGGTGGCTCGGCCGAGGCCCAGGTCGAGGCCGCCGAGACGTTCGTCGCCACCCGCGTCGCCGGGGTCGTCGTCACCCCCGTCTCCGCCGACGTCACCACCTACCTGTCCCGGCACCGCATCCCCGTCATCGAGGTCGACCGCCAGTTCGCGGCCGGCGTGTGCGACGCCGTCGTCGTCGACAACCATCGGGCGTCCTCACAGGTCATCGCCGAACTGATCGGGCTCGGGCACCGGCGCATCGCGCTGTTCATCGACGAGACCACGTGGACGACCGGCCGCGACCGCCACGCCGGCTACCAGGCCGCGCTGACGGCGGCCGGCATCGCCCTCGACCCCGACCTCGTCGTCTCCTCCGGCTGGGACGTCGACGCCTCCCACGCCGCGGCGGTCGCGCTGCTCCGGCCGTCCTCGCGGCCGACCGCCGTGTTCGCCGCCAACAACGTCCTCGCCGAGGGCGTCTGGCGGGCGGCGAACGACCTCGGGCTGCGCATCCCCGACGACCTCTCCCTCGTCTCCTTCGACGACGCGCCCTGGATGAGCCTCGTGACCCCCGGGCTCACCGCCGTCGCTCAGGACGAGGCCGCGCTGGGGGCCGCGGCGGTGCAGCGGCTGCTGGAGCGCATCGCCGACCCCGACGCCGGCCCGGAGACCGTGATGATGCCGACGCAGGTCGTGCATCGCCAGTCCACCCGCGCCGTCTGA
- a CDS encoding MBL fold metallo-hydrolase, with translation MSWSEIAPGVFRVRDTCNVYVVRSPNGRDAIAVDFGSGAVLDHLAEMGIERLTDVLMTHHHRDQGQGLPRAAAAGVAVHVPPVEQDLFAHVDDMWASRPIVNDYNLRQDKFSLLSSVPVAGVVPEYRTATYGGIEVRVLPTPGHTTGSVTYVVGGIAFTGDLIHAPGKVWSLAATQWSYTENEGPAMTVLSCYQLLEQPLDLLLPSHGEPMPDPRAALELLAERMQRYVDARRPHPWDLRGRLESPFRELTPHLLLNRTSNACSYVLLSETGNALLIDYGYDMTTGLPSGTDRASRRPWLASLPALRRQYGVARVEVALPTHYHDDHVAGLPLLRDVEGTEIWAPSTVAPILEHPERYDLPCLWYDPIPVDRSLPVGESFRWHEYEITVHDLPGHTLYHAGFEFEVDGVRVLATGDQQEHLGVSGGRREVLNYQYRNLFRVGDYQRSAALYRRVAPGLMVSGHWEPRWVDDEYLALLTELGDELVELHEQLLPLESVDFGAGGVAARITPYRSRVATGSTQRLDVVVRNPLPEKAEVTVRMVIPLGWSAEPAEQVLTLAAGDEGTAAFDVTAGRTPRRRTPVAADLTVGELRLGQHVEALVDVVEP, from the coding sequence ATGTCGTGGAGTGAGATCGCGCCCGGGGTGTTCCGCGTGCGCGACACCTGCAACGTCTACGTCGTCCGGTCGCCGAACGGACGCGACGCCATCGCCGTCGACTTCGGCTCCGGCGCCGTGCTCGATCACCTCGCCGAGATGGGCATCGAGCGGCTCACCGACGTCCTCATGACGCACCACCATCGCGATCAGGGCCAGGGCCTGCCGCGCGCCGCGGCCGCCGGCGTCGCCGTCCACGTGCCGCCGGTCGAGCAGGACCTGTTCGCGCACGTCGACGACATGTGGGCGTCACGCCCGATCGTCAACGACTACAACCTGCGCCAGGACAAGTTCTCGCTGCTGTCCTCCGTCCCCGTCGCGGGCGTCGTGCCGGAGTACCGCACCGCGACGTACGGCGGCATCGAGGTGCGGGTGCTGCCGACGCCGGGGCACACGACCGGCTCCGTGACGTACGTCGTCGGCGGCATCGCGTTCACCGGCGACCTCATCCACGCGCCGGGCAAGGTGTGGTCGCTGGCCGCCACGCAGTGGTCGTACACCGAGAACGAGGGGCCGGCGATGACCGTCCTCTCCTGCTACCAGCTGCTCGAACAGCCGCTGGACCTGCTGCTGCCGTCGCACGGCGAGCCGATGCCCGACCCACGGGCGGCTCTGGAGCTGCTGGCCGAACGGATGCAGCGCTACGTCGACGCGCGCCGTCCGCACCCGTGGGACCTGCGCGGCCGGCTGGAGTCGCCGTTCCGGGAGCTCACCCCGCACCTGCTGCTCAACCGCACCAGCAACGCGTGCTCGTACGTGCTGCTGTCGGAGACCGGGAACGCGCTGCTCATCGACTACGGCTACGACATGACGACGGGGCTGCCGTCGGGCACCGACCGCGCGTCGCGGCGGCCGTGGCTGGCGTCGCTGCCGGCGCTGCGCCGTCAGTACGGCGTCGCGCGGGTCGAGGTGGCGCTGCCGACGCACTACCACGACGACCACGTCGCCGGGCTGCCGCTGCTGCGCGACGTCGAGGGGACCGAGATCTGGGCGCCGTCGACGGTCGCGCCGATCCTCGAGCATCCCGAGCGCTACGACCTGCCCTGCCTCTGGTACGACCCGATCCCGGTGGACCGGTCGCTGCCGGTTGGCGAGTCGTTCCGGTGGCACGAGTACGAGATCACGGTGCACGACCTGCCTGGTCACACGCTGTACCACGCCGGCTTCGAGTTCGAGGTCGACGGCGTGCGGGTGCTGGCGACCGGCGACCAGCAGGAGCACCTGGGCGTGTCCGGCGGCCGGCGCGAGGTGCTGAACTACCAGTACCGCAACCTGTTCCGCGTCGGCGACTACCAGCGCAGCGCCGCCCTGTACCGCCGGGTCGCGCCCGGGCTGATGGTGAGCGGCCACTGGGAGCCGCGCTGGGTCGACGACGAGTACCTCGCCCTGCTGACGGAGCTGGGTGACGAGCTGGTCGAGCTGCACGAACAGCTGCTGCCGCTGGAGTCCGTCGACTTCGGCGCCGGCGGGGTGGCCGCGCGGATCACGCCGTACCGCAGCCGGGTGGCGACGGGCTCCACGCAGCGGCTGGACGTCGTCGTCCGCAACCCGCTGCCCGAGAAGGCCGAGGTCACCGTGCGGATGGTGATCCCGCTAGGCTGGTCCGCGGAACCGGCGGAGCAGGTGCTCACGCTGGCCGCGGGCGACGAAGGCACCGCCGCGTTCGACGTCACGGCCGGCCGCACGCCGCGCCGGCGCACACCGGTCGCGGCCGATCTGACCGTCGGAGAGCTGCGGCTCGGCCAGCACGTCGAGGCGCTGGTCGACGTCGTCGAGCCGTGA
- a CDS encoding carbohydrate ABC transporter permease — protein sequence MTADTRLDAPAEPETVRKPPRRRRRITPVKALIWTALILATLVFIYPFIWLLSASFKPRGEVFDNKIIPETFTFQNYLDVWHEAPMALWLWNTVLVTVLAAVTVTISSAMVAWGFSYFRFRGCNFLFGIVLATMMLPGAVTMIPQFLIWNSLGMVDTLTPLWAQNLFGSAFYIFLLRQFFLGLPRELFDAAKIDGANNWRIFTRIAMPLCKPALIITLIFEFQAAWTDLMRPLIYLRDSDNFTVPRGLKALLDQYGFGGEWHWEIVVTASVITTIPMIILFFLGQRHFVQGIATTGSKG from the coding sequence ATGACGGCAGACACGCGGCTCGACGCACCGGCGGAGCCGGAGACCGTCCGCAAGCCGCCCCGGCGGCGCCGCCGGATCACGCCGGTCAAGGCGCTGATCTGGACGGCGCTGATCCTGGCCACGCTGGTCTTCATCTACCCGTTCATCTGGCTGCTCAGCGCGTCGTTCAAGCCACGCGGCGAGGTCTTCGACAACAAGATCATCCCCGAGACGTTCACCTTCCAGAACTACCTGGACGTCTGGCACGAGGCGCCGATGGCGCTGTGGCTGTGGAACACCGTCCTGGTGACGGTGCTGGCCGCGGTGACGGTGACGATCAGCAGCGCGATGGTCGCGTGGGGGTTCTCGTACTTCCGGTTCCGCGGCTGCAACTTCCTGTTCGGCATCGTGCTGGCGACGATGATGCTGCCCGGCGCGGTGACGATGATCCCGCAGTTCCTGATCTGGAACAGCCTCGGCATGGTCGACACGCTCACGCCGCTGTGGGCGCAGAACCTGTTCGGCAGCGCGTTCTACATCTTCCTGCTCAGACAGTTCTTCCTCGGCCTGCCGCGGGAGCTGTTCGACGCGGCGAAGATCGACGGCGCGAACAACTGGCGGATCTTCACCCGCATCGCGATGCCGCTGTGCAAACCGGCGCTGATCATCACGCTGATCTTCGAGTTCCAGGCGGCGTGGACGGACCTCATGCGGCCGCTGATCTACCTGCGCGACAGCGACAACTTCACCGTGCCGCGCGGTCTGAAGGCGCTGCTGGACCAGTACGGCTTCGGCGGCGAGTGGCACTGGGAGATCGTGGTCACCGCGAGCGTCATCACGACGATCCCGATGATCATCCTGTTCTTCCTCGGCCAGCGGCACTTCGTGCAGGGCATCGCGACGACCGGCAGCAAGGGGTGA
- a CDS encoding beta-N-acetylglucosaminidase domain-containing protein: protein MLLPRPHHLVTTSAPERDGVRVGSVAIDAGVHCDTAAAVLADLPTAPGGAPITVAVTVDAAPDGPPEGYRLVVDGTHVTINGSDPAGAFYGAQTLRALTVDGVLPQVTVEDRPDLRWRGTIEGFYGPPWSHADRLAHLEFAGRHKLNTYVYAPKDDPYHRKQWREPYPEAELKRIGELVAAARSSHVRFVFSVSPGLSMVYSDPAEVDLLLAKFEQVRAVGVEDFALLFDDIPPDLEHEADRTAFGAAPGSSARAHAAVCRAVIERLDRPLIMVPTDYAGIEATPHRDLLAAELPSDVLVWWTGRGVVVGDVTRAEIDAAARSYGHELLLWDNFPVNDFDFPRLFLGPLVGRTTDLDGAPLAGITANPMPHEAASRIAVATVADWAWNLASYDPAAAHERALDAVGATEAVRTLARACASWPPSAPQDPELSALIEATLGGSPAAAERLRDRFEAMVAAAPADDRAPDPAPQAADQREQQVSEPTPRVGSLPTGAGSTYQHTSPPQAVASDTTDEWGRSAGAWERSSDEGRRPAERMEREVGPWLVALADTGRAGLAALAALAPSAGEAERTAAAEALAVAEAHEEQNVLRGVVPPFVRAVLDR, encoded by the coding sequence ATGCTGCTCCCGCGTCCTCACCACCTCGTGACGACCAGCGCTCCCGAGCGCGACGGGGTCCGCGTCGGTTCCGTCGCGATCGACGCCGGCGTGCACTGCGACACCGCGGCCGCCGTGCTGGCGGACCTGCCGACGGCGCCCGGCGGCGCGCCGATCACCGTCGCGGTCACCGTCGACGCCGCGCCCGATGGACCGCCGGAGGGCTACCGCCTGGTCGTCGACGGCACCCACGTCACGATCAACGGGTCGGACCCGGCCGGCGCGTTCTACGGCGCCCAGACGCTACGGGCGCTGACGGTGGACGGCGTGCTGCCGCAGGTGACCGTCGAGGACCGCCCGGACCTGCGCTGGCGCGGCACGATCGAGGGCTTCTACGGCCCGCCGTGGTCGCACGCCGACCGGCTGGCACACCTGGAGTTCGCCGGCCGGCACAAGCTCAACACGTACGTCTACGCGCCGAAGGACGACCCGTACCACCGCAAGCAGTGGCGCGAGCCGTATCCCGAGGCCGAACTGAAGCGCATCGGCGAACTGGTCGCCGCGGCGCGGAGCTCGCACGTGCGCTTCGTCTTCTCCGTCTCGCCCGGGCTCTCGATGGTCTACAGCGACCCGGCCGAGGTGGACCTGCTGCTCGCGAAGTTCGAGCAGGTCCGCGCCGTCGGCGTCGAGGACTTCGCGCTGCTGTTCGACGACATCCCGCCGGACCTCGAGCACGAGGCCGACCGGACGGCGTTCGGCGCGGCGCCGGGATCGTCGGCGCGGGCGCACGCCGCCGTCTGCCGCGCCGTCATCGAGCGGCTGGACCGGCCGCTGATCATGGTCCCGACCGACTACGCCGGCATCGAGGCGACGCCGCACCGCGACCTGCTCGCCGCCGAGCTGCCGTCGGACGTGCTGGTGTGGTGGACCGGCCGCGGCGTGGTCGTCGGCGACGTCACGCGGGCCGAGATCGACGCGGCGGCGCGCTCGTACGGGCACGAGCTGCTGCTCTGGGACAACTTCCCGGTCAACGACTTCGACTTCCCGCGGCTGTTCCTCGGCCCGCTCGTCGGCCGGACGACGGACCTGGACGGCGCGCCGCTGGCCGGGATCACGGCGAACCCGATGCCGCACGAGGCCGCGTCGCGGATCGCCGTCGCGACCGTCGCCGACTGGGCGTGGAACCTCGCGTCGTACGACCCGGCCGCCGCGCACGAGCGCGCGCTGGACGCCGTCGGGGCCACGGAGGCGGTGCGGACGCTGGCCCGCGCGTGTGCGTCGTGGCCGCCGTCGGCGCCGCAGGACCCGGAGCTGTCGGCGTTGATCGAGGCCACGCTGGGTGGTTCGCCCGCGGCGGCGGAGCGGTTGCGGGACCGGTTCGAGGCGATGGTCGCCGCCGCCCCCGCCGACGACCGAGCGCCGGACCCTGCGCCGCAGGCCGCTGACCAGCGCGAACAGCAAGTGTCGGAGCCCACCCCTAGGGTGGGGTCCCTCCCTACCGGGGCGGGGTCCACCTACCAGCACACGTCGCCGCCACAAGCCGTCGCGTCAGACACAACCGACGAGTGGGGACGGTCGGCCGGCGCGTGGGAGCGGTCGTCCGACGAAGGGCGGCGGCCGGCCGAGCGGATGGAGCGCGAGGTCGGCCCCTGGCTCGTCGCGCTGGCCGACACCGGCCGGGCTGGGCTGGCGGCCCTGGCCGCGCTCGCCCCGTCAGCCGGCGAAGCGGAGCGGACGGCGGCCGCCGAAGCGCTCGCCGTCGCTGAGGCGCACGAGGAGCAGAACGTCCTCCGCGGCGTCGTCCCGCCGTTCGTCCGCGCCGTCCTCGACCGCTGA
- a CDS encoding SIS domain-containing protein, whose product MPDQLERHLADHVAAAEAMRDLLAGIRDVADLICQAFAAGGVLYTFGNGGSAADAQHFTGELIGHYDRDRRPLPAVTLTTDATVMTCIANDYTYADTVARQVEALARPGDVVAAFTTSGRSPNVVAGLEAARKNGAATVLFGGGDGGPARAYADHVLLAPSTQTPRIQEMHTLALHLISEIADAWAAGTESAPEEPTV is encoded by the coding sequence ATGCCTGACCAGCTCGAACGGCACCTCGCCGACCACGTCGCCGCCGCCGAGGCCATGCGCGACCTGCTCGCCGGCATCCGCGACGTCGCCGACCTCATCTGCCAGGCCTTCGCCGCCGGCGGCGTCCTCTACACGTTCGGCAACGGCGGCAGCGCGGCCGACGCCCAGCACTTCACCGGCGAGCTGATCGGCCACTACGACCGCGACCGCCGGCCGCTGCCCGCCGTCACGCTCACCACCGACGCCACGGTCATGACCTGCATCGCCAACGACTACACCTACGCCGACACCGTCGCCCGCCAGGTCGAGGCGCTGGCTCGCCCCGGCGACGTCGTCGCGGCGTTCACCACCAGCGGCCGGTCGCCGAACGTCGTCGCCGGGCTGGAGGCCGCGCGCAAGAACGGCGCCGCTACGGTGCTGTTCGGCGGCGGTGACGGCGGACCCGCCCGCGCGTACGCCGACCACGTCCTGCTGGCGCCGTCCACCCAGACACCGCGCATCCAGGAGATGCACACGCTCGCCCTGCACCTGATCAGCGAGATCGCCGACGCCTGGGCCGCCGGCACCGAGAGCGCACCGGAGGAACCGACCGTATGA
- a CDS encoding ROK family protein: MDEQDSRASGRAVLSLDIGGTKLAVGVVTPDGAVHGLIVEPTRRWEGPDAVIRRLFDLGHRAVAAAALDAPIAAVGISCGGPLDSATGVLISPPHLPGWIDVPLGELTRQEFGVPAYLENDATAAALGEHRFGAARGLSTMIYLTISTGVGGGAVIDGRLHRGAAGNGGELGHLMVRPGGRTCSCGRRGCLEAYVSGTNIAERAAEGLRAGATSSLRAAEADADAADAASLTAADVAAAARAGDAFAREIWAETTDVLGQAVTDLVNVFEPDLVVLGGGVTRAGEMLLDPVAEAVARDAMPPAAKAARVVLAGLGDVVCVVGAGVVALDALGAADAANVPHAPDVPHAPHAREDHHA, encoded by the coding sequence ATGGACGAGCAGGATTCCCGCGCATCGGGGCGGGCGGTGCTGTCACTCGACATCGGCGGCACCAAGCTGGCCGTCGGCGTGGTCACGCCGGACGGCGCGGTGCACGGCCTGATCGTCGAGCCGACGCGGCGCTGGGAGGGCCCGGACGCGGTCATCCGCCGGCTGTTCGACCTCGGCCACCGTGCCGTCGCCGCGGCGGCGCTCGATGCGCCGATCGCCGCCGTCGGGATCTCGTGCGGCGGGCCGCTCGACAGCGCGACCGGCGTGCTCATCTCGCCGCCGCACCTGCCGGGCTGGATCGACGTGCCGCTGGGCGAGCTGACGCGGCAGGAGTTCGGCGTGCCGGCGTACCTCGAGAACGACGCGACGGCGGCCGCGCTCGGCGAGCACCGGTTCGGCGCGGCCCGCGGCCTGAGCACGATGATCTACCTCACCATCTCGACGGGCGTCGGCGGCGGCGCGGTCATCGACGGACGGCTGCACCGTGGCGCCGCGGGTAACGGCGGCGAACTGGGCCACCTCATGGTCCGTCCCGGCGGGCGGACGTGCTCGTGCGGGCGCCGCGGCTGCCTCGAGGCGTACGTGTCCGGGACGAACATCGCCGAGCGCGCGGCGGAGGGCCTGCGCGCCGGCGCGACCTCCTCCCTGCGCGCCGCCGAGGCCGACGCCGACGCAGCCGACGCCGCCTCGCTGACGGCGGCCGACGTCGCCGCGGCGGCGCGGGCCGGTGACGCGTTCGCGCGAGAGATCTGGGCCGAGACGACCGACGTGCTGGGCCAGGCGGTGACCGATCTGGTGAACGTGTTCGAGCCGGACCTCGTCGTGCTCGGCGGCGGCGTCACCCGGGCCGGCGAGATGCTGCTCGACCCGGTCGCCGAGGCGGTCGCCCGCGACGCCATGCCGCCCGCGGCAAAGGCGGCCCGCGTCGTTCTGGCCGGGCTCGGCGACGTCGTCTGCGTCGTCGGCGCCGGCGTCGTCGCATTGGACGCGCTCGGCGCAGCGGACGCGGCGAACGTGCCGCACGCGCCAGACGTGCCGCACGCGCCGCACGCACGGGAGGACCACCATGCCTGA